From Hydractinia symbiolongicarpus strain clone_291-10 chromosome 12, HSymV2.1, whole genome shotgun sequence, one genomic window encodes:
- the LOC130621341 gene encoding putative nuclease HARBI1: MTANTFGLHISTVSKVIRDVCNCITYKLGPKYIALPKTKEEMLEKVGEFEAKFKLTQAFGCIDGTHVQILRPSEHSQDYFSYKMYFSLNVQAVCDFRGYFMDVDCRWPGSAHDAKVFANSNIAAKLKDEKIPITYEDILPGRAKVPNYLIGDPAYPLTPYCMKEYHSCSTNAQVLFNN; this comes from the coding sequence ATGACAGCAAACACTTTTGGCCTGCACATATCTACGGTGTCAAAAGTCATAAGAGATGTTTGTAACTGCATAACTTACAAGCTTGGGCCAAAATACATAGCCCTGCCAAAAACGAAAGAAGAGATGCTTGAAAAAGTAGGAGAATTTGAGGCCAAATTTAAATTGACGCAAGCTTTTGGCTGCATAGATGGCACCCACGTACAAATTTTACGACCTAGTGAACATTCACAAGattatttttcttacaaaatgtatttttctctTAACGTTCAGGCAGTATGCGATTTCCGTGGCTATTTCATGGATGTTGATTGTAGGTGGCCAGGCAGTGCACATGACGCGAAGGTGTTCGCCAACTCAAATATTGCTGCTAAACTTAAAGATGAGAAAATACCCATTACTTATGAGGACATCCTGCCAGGCCGAGCCAAAGTTCCAAACTATTTGATTGGTGACCCTGCATACCCCTTGACACCGTACTGTATGAAAGAGTACCATAGTTGTTCAACAAATGCTCAAGTGTTATTTaacaactag